Proteins found in one Enterococcus sp. 9D6_DIV0238 genomic segment:
- a CDS encoding dipeptide epimerase translates to MKITKINVAAKAAKLKEPITIALGTIEHSMSAIVEIETDEGIIGYGEGSPGILITGETLKGTTECIQLFEKQLIGVDPLDIEKVHHIMNTVAAHAPSAKTAIDIACYDLLGKKSSLPVYKLLGGFSRSVKTDLTIGIDTPDIMAQKAKQAVLQGFDTLKIKVGTGVSQDISRIEAIRQAVGNDINLRLDANQGWKPKEAVNMIQRIADYGIELVEQPVAYHDIDGLAYVTQNVSVPIMSDESCFDSKDALRLIRAHAVDYVNIKLMKCGGIHEALKINSICEAAGVECMIGCMVEETNIGVTAAAHLAAGTKNITRADLDATFGLTEVAIPGGVGLEPISVIELTNQAGLGLSK, encoded by the coding sequence ATGAAGATAACGAAAATCAATGTGGCGGCGAAAGCGGCTAAACTAAAAGAGCCGATCACGATCGCTCTTGGAACGATCGAACATTCAATGAGTGCAATTGTTGAGATCGAAACAGATGAAGGAATTATTGGCTATGGTGAGGGATCACCTGGAATTTTGATAACGGGAGAGACATTGAAAGGAACTACAGAATGTATCCAGTTATTTGAAAAGCAGTTGATTGGGGTCGATCCGCTGGATATTGAAAAAGTCCATCATATCATGAATACTGTTGCAGCTCATGCACCATCGGCTAAAACTGCGATCGATATAGCTTGTTATGACCTTTTAGGTAAGAAATCAAGTTTACCAGTATATAAATTACTAGGCGGTTTCTCACGTTCGGTCAAAACAGACTTAACGATCGGGATCGATACACCGGACATCATGGCTCAAAAAGCCAAGCAAGCTGTCTTACAAGGGTTTGATACATTAAAGATAAAAGTCGGTACAGGGGTTTCACAAGATATTTCCCGCATCGAAGCCATACGTCAGGCTGTGGGCAACGATATCAACTTAAGACTGGATGCAAATCAAGGATGGAAACCTAAAGAAGCGGTAAACATGATCCAACGTATAGCAGATTATGGAATCGAATTGGTCGAACAACCTGTCGCATACCATGACATTGACGGCCTCGCTTATGTGACCCAAAATGTTTCTGTTCCGATCATGTCTGACGAAAGCTGCTTCGATTCAAAAGACGCATTACGTTTGATCAGAGCTCATGCTGTCGATTACGTGAATATCAAGTTGATGAAATGCGGCGGGATCCACGAAGCACTCAAGATCAATAGTATTTGTGAAGCAGCTGGCGTGGAATGTATGATTGGCTGTATGGTGGAAGAAACGAATATTGGCGTAACAGCAGCTGCACATTTAGCCGCAGGGACAAAAAATATTACGAGAGCGGATCTAGATGCAACATTTGGATTGACTGAGGTAGCGATTCCAGGTGGTGTCGGATTAGAACCGATCAGTGTCATTGAATTGACAAACCAAGCGGGATTAGGTTTGAGCAAATAA
- a CDS encoding XRE family transcriptional regulator: protein MEFREIKNLRKEKKITLTELGEKTGYSASFLSQIERGANRPSLEALRKIADALDVTVASLLANEAPQVIQDDETTEKGYKVIRNTSNTKYNPWQTNSTYYDTLFNLPVHTNNMVISKIYIDAQSSSSGKKIAHNLCEINYVIKGEATVELKDEVLVLNEGDAIFLEAFTQHNIMNTTENELMLFTLQF from the coding sequence ATGGAATTTAGAGAAATCAAGAATTTAAGGAAAGAAAAAAAGATTACTTTAACCGAATTAGGAGAAAAAACTGGTTACTCAGCTAGTTTTTTATCTCAGATCGAACGTGGCGCCAACCGCCCCTCACTAGAAGCTTTACGAAAAATTGCTGACGCTTTGGATGTAACTGTCGCCTCTCTTTTAGCCAATGAAGCCCCACAAGTCATTCAAGATGACGAAACGACTGAAAAGGGATATAAGGTCATTCGAAATACCTCTAATACAAAATATAATCCGTGGCAAACTAATTCTACTTACTATGATACGTTGTTCAACTTACCGGTACATACCAATAATATGGTTATTTCAAAGATCTACATCGATGCCCAGTCTTCTTCCAGCGGAAAGAAAATTGCTCATAATCTTTGTGAAATAAACTACGTAATCAAAGGTGAAGCCACTGTTGAGCTTAAGGACGAAGTACTCGTTTTGAATGAAGGCGATGCGATTTTTCTTGAAGCTTTCACGCAACATAATATCATGAATACCACTGAAAATGAGTTGATGCTCTTTACGCTTCAATTTTAG
- a CDS encoding metal-sulfur cluster assembly factor, whose product MTETNQEWSAEEIEDIKEQILTALETVIDPELGIDIVNLGLIYEVEFAQNGDTVIKMTLTTMGCPLADVLTEQIHEALKEIPEVKNPEVKLVWYPAWTTDKMSRYARIALGIR is encoded by the coding sequence ATGACTGAAACAAATCAAGAATGGTCTGCTGAAGAAATCGAGGATATCAAAGAACAAATTTTAACTGCTTTAGAAACAGTTATCGACCCTGAGCTTGGGATCGACATTGTTAATCTAGGCTTGATTTATGAAGTAGAATTTGCCCAAAATGGAGATACTGTCATCAAAATGACATTGACAACGATGGGTTGTCCTTTAGCAGATGTGTTGACAGAGCAGATCCACGAGGCTTTAAAAGAAATTCCCGAAGTAAAAAATCCAGAGGTAAAATTAGTGTGGTACCCTGCTTGGACGACAGATAAAATGTCGCGTTATGCTCGGATCGCTTTAGGAATTCGATAG
- a CDS encoding EamA family transporter, which produces MIDYFAILIILIVSTLSGSAGALALKKGMNDLTELRFKSVLTNAWIYLGSFLYLLSAGTNILLLKFLDYSIAFPMTSLTYVWTVIISYFVFKERLTFRKIIAVLLIIIGVFVISQ; this is translated from the coding sequence ATGATCGATTATTTTGCTATTTTGATTATTTTGATTGTGTCGACATTATCTGGAAGCGCTGGCGCCTTAGCGTTGAAAAAAGGAATGAATGATTTAACTGAGTTGCGTTTTAAGTCCGTTTTAACGAATGCTTGGATCTACTTAGGCTCATTTTTGTATCTTTTGAGTGCGGGGACGAATATTTTATTGCTGAAATTTTTGGATTACTCGATCGCATTTCCGATGACTTCACTGACCTATGTTTGGACAGTGATCATTTCCTATTTTGTTTTTAAGGAAAGACTGACTTTTCGAAAGATTATAGCGGTTTTATTGATCATTATAGGTGTCTTTGTCATTAGCCAATAA
- a CDS encoding EamA family transporter, producing the protein MDAKKKQQKLSLGILLIIIAATLSSLGQLAWKFGADGSGSYAVILYVIGFIAAGAGMFFMMAGFRFGEVSILQPMMSLGFALSIVLGAVFLNESITWYKLLGTGFIVAGSILLGIEGNEGAA; encoded by the coding sequence ATGGATGCTAAGAAAAAACAGCAAAAACTTAGTTTGGGAATACTTCTAATTATTATTGCGGCAACATTAAGTAGTTTGGGGCAGTTGGCATGGAAATTCGGTGCAGATGGAAGCGGAAGCTATGCAGTGATTTTGTACGTAATTGGATTTATAGCTGCTGGTGCAGGAATGTTTTTTATGATGGCTGGCTTTCGCTTTGGTGAAGTATCGATTTTACAACCAATGATGAGTTTAGGATTTGCACTTTCGATCGTTTTAGGAGCAGTATTTTTGAATGAATCGATTACATGGTATAAATTGTTAGGAACTGGATTTATCGTAGCGGGATCGATTCTTTTAGGGATAGAAGGAAATGAGGGAGCGGCATGA
- a CDS encoding alpha/beta hydrolase, whose product MTGIIWIVIILIGLIMGLAFYAANFFINVALFRENEWYHTTGHKMMNPDNFNKGRSQYDLTEEKQLQKGAEFWEQPFAADYWLEVGNERLYSRLFQPYPKTKKWVICVHGYRSYGKRDMSYVASMFAEQGYNCLVPDLRAHGQSSGNVIGMGWLDRLDLLSWIQEVLKIEPNAEIILFGGSMGASTVMMTSGEDLPKNVKVLVADCGYSSVYHEFGAMLRSAFRLPNFPILTIADSLARKKVGYSLKEASAVDQLAKNERPLLLIHGTGDKFVPHQMLYKNMEATNGVKESLMIEQAPHLSSFIYEPEHYFETVFEFIHRYCQ is encoded by the coding sequence ATGACAGGAATTATTTGGATCGTAATTATCTTGATCGGACTGATTATGGGGCTTGCATTTTATGCGGCAAATTTTTTTATAAACGTCGCTTTGTTCAGAGAAAATGAATGGTACCATACAACAGGACACAAAATGATGAACCCGGATAATTTCAATAAAGGGCGTTCCCAGTATGATTTAACAGAAGAAAAACAGCTTCAAAAAGGGGCAGAATTTTGGGAGCAGCCGTTTGCTGCAGATTATTGGTTGGAGGTAGGAAATGAACGTTTATATAGTCGCTTGTTTCAGCCATATCCTAAAACTAAAAAATGGGTGATTTGTGTCCATGGATATCGTTCTTATGGAAAACGGGATATGTCCTACGTAGCGTCTATGTTTGCAGAACAAGGATATAATTGTTTGGTTCCAGACCTAAGAGCGCATGGACAAAGCTCAGGAAATGTGATTGGTATGGGATGGTTGGACCGCTTAGATTTGTTGAGTTGGATCCAGGAAGTATTGAAAATCGAGCCGAACGCTGAAATTATTTTATTTGGAGGTTCTATGGGGGCTTCAACTGTTATGATGACAAGTGGCGAAGACCTACCGAAAAATGTTAAAGTTCTAGTTGCCGATTGTGGTTATTCTTCAGTTTATCATGAATTTGGTGCAATGCTGCGTTCTGCATTTAGATTGCCGAATTTTCCGATTTTGACGATTGCTGATTCTTTGGCACGAAAAAAAGTTGGTTATTCCTTGAAAGAAGCGTCCGCCGTCGATCAATTAGCTAAAAATGAACGACCGCTTTTACTGATTCATGGAACAGGCGATAAATTCGTTCCGCATCAAATGCTTTATAAAAATATGGAGGCGACAAATGGTGTCAAAGAAAGTTTGATGATTGAACAGGCGCCTCATCTTTCGTCGTTTATCTATGAACCAGAGCATTATTTTGAAACGGTCTTTGAATTTATACATCGCTATTGTCAATAA
- the lysA gene encoding diaminopimelate decarboxylase, which translates to MPLLFGTARFNTEEHLTIGGCDTVALAKKYGTPLFVYDVAHIRERARGFKQTLNSLGVKNKVIYASKAFCCLAMYKLLEEEELGCDVVSAGEIYTAIQAGMSPGNIEFHGNNKTQEELLYAVEQGVGTIIIDNFYEIELLSAILKEKKTTQNVLFRITPGINAETHDYILTGQVDSKFGFDVASGQATQALAQILADDHLILKGVHCHIGSQIFSAEGFLAAVEKMLAILNEWKQAFDYTVDVLNMGGGFGVQYTESDDPLEPEAFVKAIVNAVKGQCELLDYAFPEIWLEPGRSIIAEAGTTIYTVGSEKIIPDVRHYVSVDGGMGDNIRPALYGAKYDGFLANRISQEPKAVKTIVGKYCESGDILIKDIELPPMEPRDLFAITSTGAYGYSMANNYNRNLKPAVVFVENGEAKLAIRRETYADLVSLDCDR; encoded by the coding sequence ATGCCATTATTATTTGGAACAGCGAGATTCAATACAGAAGAGCATTTAACAATCGGAGGTTGTGATACGGTTGCTTTAGCAAAAAAATACGGGACGCCTTTGTTTGTTTACGATGTTGCACATATTCGTGAACGTGCTAGAGGATTTAAACAAACCCTTAACTCTTTAGGAGTAAAAAATAAAGTCATTTATGCTAGTAAAGCTTTTTGTTGTTTAGCAATGTACAAATTATTAGAAGAAGAAGAACTAGGCTGTGACGTTGTTTCAGCGGGAGAAATCTATACAGCGATCCAAGCAGGGATGTCACCTGGAAATATCGAATTTCATGGAAATAATAAAACACAGGAAGAGCTTCTTTATGCTGTTGAGCAAGGCGTTGGGACGATCATCATCGATAATTTTTATGAGATCGAACTATTAAGTGCCATTTTAAAAGAAAAAAAGACGACACAGAATGTTTTATTCCGAATCACACCAGGAATCAACGCGGAGACACACGATTATATTTTAACAGGTCAGGTCGATTCAAAATTTGGCTTTGACGTAGCAAGTGGTCAGGCGACACAAGCTTTGGCGCAGATTTTAGCAGATGATCATTTAATATTAAAAGGTGTTCATTGCCATATCGGCTCACAAATTTTTTCTGCAGAAGGCTTTTTGGCGGCAGTTGAAAAAATGTTGGCGATCTTGAATGAGTGGAAGCAAGCTTTTGATTATACAGTAGACGTTTTAAATATGGGCGGAGGTTTTGGCGTACAATACACAGAATCGGATGATCCTTTAGAACCAGAAGCTTTTGTTAAGGCAATTGTAAATGCTGTAAAAGGTCAATGCGAATTGCTTGACTATGCATTTCCAGAAATCTGGCTTGAGCCAGGCCGCAGTATTATTGCAGAAGCGGGTACAACGATTTATACTGTTGGCTCTGAAAAAATAATTCCTGATGTGAGACATTATGTCTCTGTAGATGGCGGGATGGGTGATAACATTCGTCCAGCGTTATATGGTGCAAAATATGATGGTTTTTTAGCCAATCGAATCAGCCAAGAGCCAAAAGCAGTAAAAACGATTGTAGGAAAATACTGTGAATCAGGGGATATCCTGATCAAAGATATTGAATTGCCGCCGATGGAGCCAAGAGACTTATTTGCTATAACGAGTACGGGAGCTTATGGCTATTCGATGGCGAATAATTACAATCGTAATTTGAAACCAGCAGTTGTTTTTGTGGAAAATGGCGAAGCAAAATTAGCGATCCGCCGTGAAACGTATGCGGATCTAGTTTCATTAGATTGTGACAGATAG
- a CDS encoding serine hydrolase domain-containing protein, translating into MSKRSKKIVYACLLCVVLVILGYWYFKGSLFFSEPFANTEKAGKTNQSTKIARQKEIDQLIVDAHFKGAALVIDRGQVFYEKGYGYADVETKQENKVTTTFPIASLQKIITGALILQLVNDKQLSLDTTLDQFYPTIETAKQITIKDLLNHTSGLMLPEEEPDHLLSDQNTQIDYALKELEVDQGQEYLYSNGNYTILAGIISMILKQSYEEVVQERVVDKLGLKQTYFWDTLPMKITVPKPYIYAGKDYQPDVFPSSEKLFSSLLGAGNMYMSTTDFWQFIQGLTNGKLFKSSKYDELAEVKTGGYQSGMIYFDSLKYSIGSLGGYNTVIYGDQENQQVVILFANQIGEEGIGALAEQVYQKVLAT; encoded by the coding sequence TTGAGTAAGCGATCAAAAAAAATAGTTTATGCTTGCCTATTATGTGTAGTGCTGGTCATTTTAGGTTATTGGTATTTTAAAGGGAGTCTTTTTTTTAGTGAACCTTTCGCCAATACAGAAAAAGCCGGCAAAACAAATCAGTCAACAAAGATAGCACGACAAAAGGAAATCGATCAGCTGATCGTGGATGCTCATTTTAAGGGAGCGGCATTGGTGATCGATCGAGGACAAGTGTTTTATGAAAAAGGCTACGGGTATGCTGATGTTGAAACCAAACAAGAAAATAAGGTCACCACAACATTTCCGATTGCCTCTTTGCAGAAAATCATTACGGGTGCTCTAATTTTGCAATTAGTCAATGACAAGCAGCTTTCATTAGATACGACCTTGGATCAATTTTATCCAACAATAGAAACGGCGAAGCAAATTACGATCAAGGATTTACTGAACCATACCTCCGGGCTTATGCTGCCCGAAGAAGAGCCTGATCATTTACTCAGTGATCAAAATACTCAAATCGATTATGCATTAAAAGAGCTGGAAGTCGATCAAGGCCAAGAATATCTATACTCAAACGGAAATTATACTATTTTAGCAGGAATCATTTCGATGATTTTGAAGCAGTCGTATGAAGAGGTGGTTCAAGAACGAGTAGTCGACAAATTAGGACTGAAACAAACGTATTTTTGGGATACTTTACCTATGAAAATCACTGTACCTAAACCATACATTTATGCTGGAAAAGACTATCAGCCGGATGTTTTTCCATCAAGCGAAAAATTATTTTCTAGTTTACTTGGTGCAGGTAATATGTATATGTCAACAACAGATTTTTGGCAATTTATTCAAGGATTGACCAATGGAAAACTATTCAAGTCATCTAAATATGATGAGCTTGCAGAGGTAAAAACAGGCGGTTATCAATCTGGGATGATCTATTTTGATTCATTAAAATATTCGATAGGGAGTCTAGGAGGATATAATACAGTGATTTATGGCGATCAAGAAAATCAACAAGTAGTGATTCTCTTTGCAAACCAGATAGGTGAGGAAGGAATCGGAGCTTTAGCGGAGCAAGTATATCAGAAAGTATTAGCTACGTAG